A single genomic interval of Aureliella helgolandensis harbors:
- a CDS encoding heavy metal translocating P-type ATPase gives MTTSYSDTERAAVPSLQQPPVGPEVATSRAASAAGRTDRVVPCIHCGEATALPASFPAEQLVFCCHGCRGAYELIHGWGLQDFYALRDQTRQHSGAALPAEQMGRYEQFDTVDFLGPSAPRTHSDGTCTTELAVHGLHCSACAWLIEKAAAQSPGLLSARIKMNQHTLQLAYDPGAIKLSQIAQLLDRLGYQLSPFDPSRQDHLQHENRRLLVQIAIAGFLAANAMWIAIGLYAGEFGGGSFDQSYFLGLVGTALGVASVAGPGRTFFVGALASLKTRTPHMDLPVALGLSVGTVVGITHAILGRGHVYFDSLATLVFLLLIGRWIQFRQQQRAMRAVDLLLRITPRHAELESSADSDQVKSVLVETLLPGDIVRVAAGDSLPADGHIVSGQTTLDRSLLTGESQPVPVGVGEEVSAGLINLTTPIRVRVSAIGRESRLGKVMQSVETAAAQRTPIVMLADRIGGYFVIAITLLAVVTFGLWLPTSLALATSHATALLIVACPCALALATPLAIAVGLGRAARRNIMIRDGQTFQRLAKPGRIWLDKTGTLTQGKQHITALAGSEEGLRMAASLEKHCKHPVANAIVQAARQRHLATSGAAHLGGAELGGIQGEVDGSSVLVGSVDFVRRAEIAIPTAMLEHATEYAAQGMSPNLIAVDRQVVTVLGLSDPIRPDASRVIEQLAKLGWKVGILSGDHPSIVRRIGEQLGLATNDCHGGLSPEQKLSYIRESQAVGENVAMVGDGANDAAALAAADTGIAVRGGAEVSLQAAPVFIASGRLPSLLTLLVGARRTTHLIFLTFAISLTYNLVAVGLAMLGWISPLVAAILMPLSSVSVLALTLAMKTFVEAEP, from the coding sequence ATGACCACATCCTATTCGGACACGGAAAGAGCTGCGGTCCCGTCGCTGCAACAGCCGCCAGTTGGCCCTGAGGTAGCGACCAGCAGGGCGGCGTCTGCCGCCGGCCGGACCGATCGCGTGGTGCCGTGCATTCACTGTGGAGAGGCAACCGCTTTGCCTGCGAGCTTTCCAGCGGAACAATTGGTGTTCTGCTGCCACGGCTGCCGAGGCGCCTACGAATTGATTCACGGCTGGGGACTGCAAGACTTCTACGCGCTTCGCGATCAAACGCGACAGCACAGCGGAGCGGCTCTGCCTGCCGAGCAAATGGGCCGCTACGAGCAATTCGATACCGTCGACTTCCTGGGACCAAGCGCACCACGCACTCACAGCGACGGTACTTGCACCACGGAGCTAGCCGTGCATGGCCTGCACTGCAGCGCCTGTGCCTGGCTGATCGAAAAGGCTGCTGCTCAATCGCCCGGGTTGTTGTCGGCGCGCATTAAGATGAATCAGCACACGCTACAATTGGCCTATGATCCTGGGGCGATCAAGCTGAGTCAGATCGCCCAACTGCTCGATCGCCTCGGCTACCAACTCTCCCCCTTTGATCCCAGTCGGCAAGACCACCTGCAACACGAAAATCGTCGCCTGCTGGTTCAAATTGCCATCGCAGGATTTCTCGCTGCCAACGCGATGTGGATCGCAATCGGCCTGTATGCCGGTGAGTTTGGTGGCGGGTCGTTCGATCAGAGTTATTTCCTGGGCTTGGTGGGGACCGCGCTCGGTGTCGCTTCCGTGGCTGGCCCGGGACGAACGTTTTTTGTGGGTGCACTCGCATCGCTCAAAACGCGCACACCTCACATGGACCTGCCCGTCGCGCTCGGTCTGTCGGTGGGTACAGTCGTGGGCATCACGCATGCGATCCTGGGGCGGGGGCATGTCTACTTTGATTCCTTGGCGACACTGGTGTTCCTCTTGCTGATCGGCCGCTGGATCCAGTTCCGACAACAACAGCGAGCCATGCGGGCAGTCGACCTGCTACTCAGAATTACTCCGCGTCACGCGGAACTGGAGTCGTCTGCCGATTCCGACCAAGTCAAATCCGTACTCGTCGAAACCTTGCTACCTGGCGACATCGTACGGGTGGCTGCCGGCGACAGCTTACCGGCCGACGGGCACATTGTGAGCGGCCAAACGACGCTGGATCGCTCCCTGCTGACCGGCGAAAGCCAACCGGTCCCGGTCGGTGTCGGAGAGGAAGTGTCTGCTGGGTTGATCAACTTGACCACTCCGATTCGCGTGCGAGTTTCGGCAATTGGCCGCGAAAGCCGACTCGGCAAAGTCATGCAGTCGGTAGAAACGGCCGCAGCCCAGCGAACCCCCATCGTCATGTTGGCCGATCGCATCGGGGGCTATTTTGTCATCGCCATCACACTGCTTGCGGTGGTGACCTTTGGGCTTTGGCTTCCAACCAGCCTGGCCCTCGCCACGTCTCACGCTACGGCCCTGCTGATCGTGGCTTGCCCCTGCGCGCTGGCCTTGGCGACTCCGCTGGCGATTGCCGTCGGACTGGGGCGTGCCGCGCGGAGAAACATCATGATCCGCGATGGCCAGACCTTCCAGCGATTGGCGAAGCCGGGCCGCATCTGGCTCGATAAAACGGGGACCTTAACCCAGGGTAAGCAGCACATCACCGCCCTCGCAGGCTCAGAAGAGGGCCTGCGGATGGCAGCCAGCTTGGAGAAACACTGCAAGCACCCGGTAGCCAATGCGATCGTCCAAGCGGCGCGACAAAGACACCTCGCAACCAGCGGCGCGGCACACTTGGGCGGCGCGGAGCTGGGAGGCATCCAAGGGGAAGTCGATGGCAGCAGCGTCCTGGTCGGCAGCGTCGACTTTGTCCGTCGAGCCGAAATCGCCATCCCTACAGCCATGCTTGAGCACGCCACGGAATATGCCGCACAGGGAATGAGTCCTAATTTGATTGCAGTGGACCGGCAAGTAGTAACCGTGCTAGGTCTGTCCGATCCCATTCGTCCCGATGCGTCTCGTGTTATTGAGCAACTCGCAAAATTGGGATGGAAAGTCGGCATTTTGTCAGGTGACCATCCGAGCATTGTTCGTAGAATTGGAGAGCAACTGGGCTTGGCAACCAACGATTGCCATGGCGGGTTATCCCCTGAACAAAAGCTAAGCTATATCCGAGAGTCGCAAGCGGTGGGGGAAAACGTGGCCATGGTGGGCGACGGAGCCAACGACGCGGCGGCACTTGCGGCGGCCGACACGGGGATTGCCGTTCGCGGTGGTGCGGAAGTCAGCTTGCAAGCCGCTCCCGTGTTCATCGCGTCGGGCCGACTCCCCAGTCTACTGACGCTCCTGGTGGGCGCCCGGCGGACCACCCACTTGATCTTCCTGACTTTTGCAATTTCCTTGACCTACAACCTCGTAGCGGTCGGACTGGCCATGCTGGGCTGGATCAGCCCATTGGTCGCTGCGATCTTGATGCCTCTTAGCTCGGTGAGTGTCCTGGCTCTTACCCTAGCCATGAAGACCTTTGTGGAGGCAGAGCCATGA
- the ccoN gene encoding cytochrome-c oxidase, cbb3-type subunit I gives MSNSSSQTPAIPHAGTGDSNSPEMESYSYDDQIVRMFATATIFWGLVATLVGLVAAIFLVAPWLTNGLPWFTFGRLRPVHTNAAIFAFAGNGIFAAVYYSTQRLCKARMWSDVLSRIHFWGWQAIIVAAAITFPLGITQSREYAELEWPIDIALAIIWLFVFGGNFMMTLIRRREQHMYVALWFYIATIVTVALLHIFNNLVVPTSLFHGYSVYAGVQDAFMQWWYGHNAVAFFLTTPFLGLMYYFLPKAAERPIFSYKLSIIHFWSLVFIYIWAGPHHLHFTSLPEWASTLGMLFSLMLWMPSWGGMINGLLTLRGAWHKVATDPILKFFVVALTFYGMATFEGPMLSIKSINALSHYTDWTIAHVHAGALGWNGFALFGMLYWLLPRLYQTKLWSHKLMESHFWVGTLGILLYIIPIYAAGLMQGLMLLAIDQETGQLANPDFVETVQSIVPLWWLRVLGGALYISGIIMLAINAVMTWMNRPAKYEVPVYSAPRLPLHYVDHTPATKTVLADAPVLEIGKKLDTWAKMDWHRSWERLPVKFTVLTTLAVVVATLFELIPTFLIRSNVPTIATVKPYTPLELAGRQIYVSEGCYNCHSQQIRPMVAETKRYGEYSKPGEFIYDHPFQWGSRRIGPDLAREGGKQSSFWHWSHFEAPDLVAPGSVMPSFEHLLLDDLKFEGIPPLVEASHFLGAPYEEELENAVEMAQLQAEYITAEIVQQGGPANVQGKQAIALIAYLQRIGTDYFRTDEPAPVADAEGETADGETETSEPQETDAE, from the coding sequence ATGTCGAACTCTTCCAGCCAAACGCCTGCCATCCCACACGCCGGGACTGGCGACAGCAATTCTCCCGAGATGGAGAGCTATTCGTATGACGATCAGATCGTACGCATGTTTGCAACCGCCACGATTTTTTGGGGCTTGGTGGCAACCCTGGTCGGGCTTGTGGCTGCTATCTTCTTAGTCGCCCCTTGGCTCACCAACGGATTGCCCTGGTTCACCTTTGGGCGGTTGCGGCCGGTGCACACCAATGCGGCGATTTTTGCCTTTGCAGGCAACGGGATCTTCGCCGCCGTCTACTACAGCACGCAGCGATTGTGCAAGGCGCGAATGTGGAGCGACGTGCTGAGTCGCATCCACTTCTGGGGTTGGCAAGCCATTATTGTGGCTGCCGCTATTACCTTTCCGCTGGGAATTACTCAGAGCCGGGAATACGCGGAACTCGAATGGCCCATCGACATTGCCCTGGCCATCATTTGGCTGTTCGTCTTCGGTGGCAATTTTATGATGACATTGATCCGTCGTCGCGAACAACACATGTATGTGGCTTTGTGGTTCTATATCGCCACCATCGTTACCGTCGCCTTGCTGCACATCTTCAACAATCTCGTGGTGCCCACTTCACTATTCCACGGATATTCCGTTTACGCCGGAGTGCAAGATGCTTTCATGCAGTGGTGGTATGGACACAATGCGGTTGCGTTCTTCCTAACCACTCCGTTTCTGGGGTTAATGTACTACTTCCTCCCCAAGGCGGCGGAACGCCCGATCTTTAGCTACAAGCTGAGTATCATCCACTTTTGGTCCCTCGTCTTCATCTACATTTGGGCGGGACCTCACCACTTACACTTCACCTCCTTGCCCGAGTGGGCGAGCACCCTGGGCATGCTTTTCAGCCTGATGCTGTGGATGCCCAGTTGGGGTGGTATGATCAATGGTCTGCTGACGTTGCGTGGGGCTTGGCACAAAGTCGCCACCGACCCCATCCTGAAGTTCTTCGTGGTGGCATTAACCTTCTACGGCATGGCAACCTTTGAAGGCCCCATGCTGTCGATCAAGAGCATCAATGCGCTCAGCCACTACACCGACTGGACCATTGCCCACGTGCACGCTGGTGCCTTGGGCTGGAATGGTTTCGCCCTCTTTGGCATGCTCTACTGGCTACTTCCTCGGCTGTATCAGACCAAGCTGTGGAGTCATAAATTGATGGAGAGTCACTTCTGGGTTGGGACGCTGGGCATCCTGCTGTACATCATCCCGATCTACGCTGCTGGGCTCATGCAAGGCTTGATGCTGCTGGCCATCGATCAAGAAACCGGCCAGCTTGCCAACCCTGATTTTGTCGAGACGGTGCAGTCCATTGTTCCACTATGGTGGCTGCGAGTGCTGGGTGGCGCCCTGTACATTTCGGGCATTATCATGCTAGCAATCAACGCAGTAATGACCTGGATGAATCGCCCTGCAAAGTACGAAGTCCCGGTCTATTCGGCTCCGCGCCTGCCACTCCACTATGTCGACCACACGCCAGCAACCAAGACCGTTCTGGCCGATGCTCCGGTATTGGAAATAGGCAAGAAGCTCGACACTTGGGCCAAGATGGATTGGCACCGCAGTTGGGAGCGTTTGCCCGTCAAATTTACGGTGCTTACAACCCTGGCCGTCGTCGTCGCAACTCTATTCGAATTGATCCCGACCTTCCTGATTCGCAGCAATGTACCCACGATTGCTACCGTTAAGCCCTACACGCCGCTGGAGCTAGCAGGACGACAGATCTATGTTTCGGAGGGTTGCTACAACTGCCACTCCCAGCAGATCCGTCCGATGGTGGCTGAAACGAAGCGTTATGGAGAGTACAGCAAGCCAGGTGAATTCATCTACGACCATCCCTTCCAGTGGGGTAGCCGTCGTATCGGCCCCGACTTGGCGCGAGAGGGTGGCAAGCAGAGTAGCTTCTGGCACTGGTCGCACTTTGAAGCCCCAGATTTAGTAGCTCCAGGTTCGGTCATGCCGAGCTTTGAACACCTGCTGCTGGATGATTTGAAGTTCGAAGGAATTCCTCCACTGGTGGAAGCGTCCCATTTCCTGGGTGCCCCCTACGAAGAGGAATTGGAGAATGCGGTAGAAATGGCCCAACTGCAAGCCGAGTACATCACGGCAGAAATTGTCCAACAGGGAGGCCCGGCCAACGTGCAAGGCAAGCAAGCCATTGCCTTGATCGCCTATCTGCAACGCATTGGTACCGATTACTTCCGAACCGATGAGCCCGCTCCGGTCGCCGACGCCGAAGGGGAAACGGCCGATGGCGAAACAGAAACCAGCGAACCCCAGGAAACTGACGCAGAGTAA
- a CDS encoding DUF3565 domain-containing protein, which yields MMQPITGYHTDQAGDWVARLACGHVQHVRHDPPWTMRTWVTTALGRESMLGFPLNCKKCDEGAPRDDLDRV from the coding sequence ATGATGCAGCCCATTACCGGATACCATACGGACCAAGCGGGAGACTGGGTCGCCAGATTGGCCTGCGGCCACGTCCAACACGTACGACACGACCCTCCATGGACGATGCGTACGTGGGTCACGACTGCACTTGGCCGCGAGAGCATGCTTGGCTTTCCTCTCAATTGCAAAAAATGCGATGAGGGAGCACCGCGGGACGACTTGGATCGCGTATGA
- a CDS encoding FixH family protein, with protein sequence MNPSNLNFPPQFASRAEFLRAESHARRWWVSFVVGMLTLQVAIGMTALYLSLSDPTIAVVPNYHQSAVNWDITRRALQLTDSLQWQMNIDVVTSREGEPTSELQVQVLAADGVPIEGMNVTARVYHHARGNEIHSLALKETQPGYYAGGLKLAQVGLWQIDLQMESQHGIAAHRSELYVR encoded by the coding sequence GTGAACCCCTCCAACCTCAACTTCCCCCCTCAATTTGCTTCGCGCGCGGAATTCCTCCGCGCCGAAAGCCATGCGCGCCGCTGGTGGGTCTCCTTTGTCGTCGGCATGCTGACCCTTCAGGTCGCTATTGGCATGACAGCCCTCTACCTATCGCTAAGCGATCCGACCATTGCAGTCGTACCAAACTACCACCAGTCGGCAGTGAACTGGGATATCACCCGCCGCGCACTGCAATTGACCGATTCGCTCCAATGGCAAATGAACATCGATGTGGTCACCTCTCGCGAAGGTGAGCCTACCAGTGAATTGCAGGTCCAAGTCTTGGCGGCTGATGGAGTACCCATCGAGGGCATGAACGTAACCGCTAGGGTCTACCACCATGCGCGGGGCAATGAAATACACTCGCTGGCATTGAAGGAGACGCAACCCGGCTACTACGCCGGTGGCCTGAAGCTGGCCCAGGTCGGACTTTGGCAGATCGATCTGCAAATGGAGAGTCAGCACGGCATTGCAGCCCACCGGAGTGAGTTGTACGTACGATAA
- a CDS encoding cbb3-type cytochrome c oxidase N-terminal domain-containing protein: MKNETPEAPLTAHSYDGIQEYDNPLPGWWKWIFVATIAFCPAYASYYHIGAPGRTIAEQYDAALAANTQLQFAEIGELKPDEATLVNYLHKDSWLKVGAVIFRTNCMSCHGRDGEGKVGPNLTDEFYKNVRTIEDIARIVNNGAGNGAMPAWSNRLVPNEVVLVSAYVASLRGQNLDGKGADGREIAPWPEPQEEPEEEQAATPTETTEDA, translated from the coding sequence ATGAAAAATGAGACTCCCGAAGCGCCACTCACCGCTCACTCCTACGATGGCATCCAGGAGTATGACAATCCACTTCCGGGTTGGTGGAAGTGGATATTTGTCGCCACTATCGCCTTCTGTCCGGCCTACGCCTCGTATTACCACATCGGCGCTCCTGGCCGAACAATTGCCGAACAATACGACGCAGCCCTAGCGGCCAACACCCAGCTTCAGTTCGCTGAAATTGGCGAGTTGAAACCCGACGAAGCGACGCTCGTCAACTATCTGCATAAAGACAGCTGGCTGAAGGTTGGGGCGGTAATTTTTCGAACCAATTGCATGTCCTGCCACGGTCGTGATGGCGAGGGCAAGGTCGGCCCCAACCTGACGGACGAGTTTTACAAGAACGTGCGTACCATCGAGGATATTGCCCGCATCGTCAACAACGGTGCTGGCAATGGAGCCATGCCCGCTTGGTCCAACCGCTTGGTCCCCAATGAGGTCGTGCTGGTATCCGCTTACGTCGCCTCTTTGCGTGGCCAAAACTTAGACGGCAAGGGCGCCGACGGCAGGGAGATCGCTCCCTGGCCAGAACCTCAAGAAGAACCCGAGGAAGAGCAAGCGGCTACACCTACAGAAACCACCGAAGACGCGTAA
- a CDS encoding sulfatase family protein, with protein MQPDSSHPACIIDSHSAIELSKFMPNPRLPQRTLTAGICLLLVSLVASVRVHAERPNVIIVMADDLGIGDVSPTNPECKIPTPNLQRMADQGLTFLDAHTPSSVCTPTRYGLLTGRYNWRSRLSRGVLSGTSEHLIPPERPTLGHLMRGAGYHTAMIGKWHLGWDWHKVKGEIDFTQPVLNGPDVNGFDQYYGHCGSLDMPPYVWVDTGKVTAQPDREEGVTKKQDRYGWYRQGPIGSDFHIDNVLPHLFEKSISHVAARAAESKAGKPFFLYLPLPAPHTPIVPVAPFKDASGLNPYADFVMQVDDHLGQLLQALRDHGLDDNTLVIFTSDNGCSPEGNFDLLKGHGHDPSAGYRGHKADIYEGGHRVPMIARWPGHLQEGRSTRALACLTDIYSTLEALTEQPRQDLGGEDGFSLLPVFEGQESSGREALISHSIDGSFAIRQGPWKLCLAAGSGGWSAPREPLAKKQGLPPMQLFNLDDDPAEEENLVESKPQVAAELLVLLDQQVQSGRCTPGQQVANDRKIAFLPEGVTLPGAK; from the coding sequence ATGCAGCCCGACTCTTCGCATCCAGCCTGCATTATTGACTCCCACTCCGCCATCGAGCTAAGTAAATTCATGCCGAACCCACGACTTCCTCAGCGGACTCTGACTGCCGGAATCTGCCTTCTGCTAGTCAGCCTCGTCGCCTCCGTTCGGGTGCACGCCGAACGCCCCAACGTAATTATCGTGATGGCAGATGACCTGGGAATTGGGGATGTTTCTCCAACCAATCCAGAATGCAAGATCCCAACCCCCAACCTTCAGCGCATGGCCGACCAAGGCCTAACCTTCCTCGATGCTCATACTCCCAGTTCGGTATGCACGCCAACCCGCTACGGCCTCCTGACGGGGCGCTACAATTGGCGATCGCGATTGTCGCGTGGAGTACTTAGCGGCACGAGCGAACACTTAATTCCACCCGAACGACCAACGCTGGGGCACTTGATGCGCGGCGCTGGGTACCATACGGCCATGATTGGCAAGTGGCACTTGGGCTGGGACTGGCACAAGGTGAAGGGCGAAATTGATTTCACGCAACCGGTACTCAACGGCCCTGACGTTAACGGCTTCGATCAGTATTACGGCCACTGTGGCTCGCTAGACATGCCCCCCTACGTCTGGGTTGATACTGGCAAGGTCACGGCACAACCAGATCGCGAGGAGGGAGTTACCAAGAAGCAAGATCGATATGGCTGGTATCGCCAGGGGCCGATTGGCTCCGATTTCCACATCGACAACGTGCTACCACACCTGTTTGAAAAATCGATTTCCCACGTTGCTGCGCGGGCTGCGGAGTCCAAGGCGGGCAAGCCGTTCTTCCTCTACCTTCCGCTGCCGGCTCCCCATACACCGATCGTTCCAGTTGCTCCCTTTAAAGATGCGAGTGGGTTGAACCCCTACGCCGACTTTGTCATGCAAGTCGACGATCACCTGGGGCAACTCTTGCAGGCCCTGCGGGACCACGGCCTGGACGACAACACGCTGGTCATTTTCACCAGCGACAACGGCTGCTCACCCGAAGGAAATTTCGATTTGCTAAAAGGACACGGGCACGATCCCAGTGCCGGGTATCGTGGTCACAAAGCCGATATCTACGAGGGAGGACATCGCGTTCCGATGATCGCTCGTTGGCCAGGACACCTCCAGGAAGGGCGTTCGACGCGCGCCTTGGCCTGCCTAACGGATATTTACTCCACTCTCGAGGCTCTCACCGAGCAACCAAGACAAGACTTGGGGGGCGAAGATGGTTTCAGCCTTCTCCCGGTATTTGAAGGGCAAGAGTCCTCTGGCCGCGAGGCGTTGATTAGCCATTCCATCGATGGATCGTTCGCAATCCGCCAAGGCCCCTGGAAGCTCTGCCTGGCGGCGGGGAGTGGCGGTTGGAGTGCCCCCCGCGAGCCGCTGGCCAAGAAACAAGGCCTCCCCCCCATGCAGTTGTTCAACCTCGATGACGATCCGGCTGAGGAGGAAAACCTTGTAGAATCCAAGCCTCAAGTGGCAGCTGAGCTCCTCGTATTGCTCGACCAGCAGGTGCAATCGGGGAGATGCACGCCCGGCCAGCAGGTGGCCAATGATCGCAAGATTGCGTTTCTACCGGAAGGAGTCACTCTGCCGGGCGCGAAGTAA
- the ccoG gene encoding cytochrome c oxidase accessory protein CcoG, whose product MAKLVTTPNNNPNSSPRALPIVDRDPNTESAGDSAVLESPEYVLSTLHRDGQRRWLKPRLSQGYWWKNRRVVSYVLMVIFVLVPHLRFMGKPPIQLNIPAREFTIMGHTFLPTDTMLLALTMLTAFLGVVLVTAIAGRAWCGWACPQTVYMEFLFRPIDRIFEGTSGKGGLPKQPLSPARQIGRFLVYVLLNMLLAHTFLSYFVGTEELARWIRSSPFEHPAAFLVMATTTALLTFDFYYFREQTCLIACPYGRLQSVMLDRQSMIVAYDYNRGEPRKKGKHRPEDQAGDCVDCNQCVVVCPTGIDIRDGLQMECINCTQCIDACDSVMKKVGTPQGLIRFSSQDELSGKRPRFLRARTVAYPILLMAVAGSLVYGITTKSSFDARVLRGKGAPYTNVARGEISNTFNMRLVNRSNSPQTYTMTVQSPKKAQLEIIDDAGLSLAPGKSALVPLQVRFSGSLTFGTGSTPMQLLIEDSSDHQRVTEFSLIGPRQ is encoded by the coding sequence ATGGCAAAACTGGTGACCACCCCCAATAACAATCCCAACTCCAGCCCACGCGCTCTACCGATCGTGGATCGCGATCCCAATACAGAGTCCGCTGGAGACAGTGCTGTCCTTGAATCGCCCGAATATGTCCTCAGCACGCTGCATCGCGATGGACAACGCAGGTGGCTAAAACCAAGACTGTCACAGGGCTATTGGTGGAAGAACCGCCGGGTCGTGTCGTACGTACTGATGGTCATCTTCGTCCTCGTTCCGCACCTCCGCTTCATGGGTAAGCCCCCCATCCAGTTGAACATACCGGCGCGTGAGTTCACCATCATGGGGCATACGTTTCTTCCCACCGACACGATGCTGTTAGCACTCACAATGCTGACCGCCTTTCTGGGAGTGGTCTTGGTGACGGCGATTGCAGGTCGCGCATGGTGCGGATGGGCTTGCCCGCAAACGGTCTATATGGAATTTCTATTCCGTCCCATCGACCGCATTTTTGAAGGGACGAGTGGCAAGGGAGGGCTTCCCAAACAGCCTCTCTCTCCGGCCAGACAGATCGGTCGCTTTCTGGTTTACGTGCTGCTGAACATGCTCTTAGCGCATACGTTCCTATCGTACTTTGTGGGGACCGAGGAACTCGCGCGCTGGATCCGCAGCTCACCGTTTGAACATCCCGCCGCCTTCCTGGTAATGGCTACGACCACCGCCCTGCTGACGTTTGATTTTTACTATTTTCGCGAGCAGACCTGCCTTATAGCCTGCCCCTACGGTCGCCTACAGTCGGTCATGCTCGACCGCCAATCGATGATCGTGGCCTACGATTACAATCGAGGCGAACCTCGCAAAAAGGGGAAGCATCGCCCTGAAGATCAAGCTGGCGATTGCGTCGACTGCAATCAGTGTGTGGTCGTTTGTCCAACCGGCATCGATATTCGAGACGGGTTACAAATGGAGTGTATCAACTGCACTCAATGCATCGATGCCTGTGATTCGGTAATGAAAAAGGTCGGCACGCCACAAGGCCTGATCCGCTTTAGCTCTCAAGACGAACTCAGTGGCAAGCGTCCTCGGTTCCTTCGCGCTCGAACGGTTGCCTACCCCATTCTGCTGATGGCAGTCGCCGGGAGTTTGGTGTACGGCATTACGACCAAGAGCAGCTTCGATGCGCGCGTCTTGCGTGGGAAGGGAGCACCCTACACCAACGTCGCCCGTGGAGAGATTTCCAATACCTTTAATATGCGGTTGGTCAATCGCTCCAATAGTCCGCAAACCTACACCATGACGGTCCAATCCCCCAAGAAGGCGCAGCTGGAAATCATCGACGACGCGGGACTGTCGCTCGCACCAGGCAAATCGGCGCTCGTTCCGCTTCAAGTGCGATTCTCGGGCAGTTTGACGTTTGGTACTGGAAGCACTCCGATGCAACTCTTGATCGAAGATAGTAGCGACCATCAACGAGTCACTGAATTCAGCTTGATAGGGCCCCGACAGTGA
- a CDS encoding sulfite exporter TauE/SafE family protein, which yields MWILVIAVATASLLGSMHCVGMCGPLAIWASGGGDRFGRTPMLLATTLYHFGRMVTYALAGLIAGSLGQLVDLGGEALGFQLVAARIVGLLMIAMGLYRLWPLVSPACQGLLNRLFGGLRGQLPAADDLRPDSPSPLGAISGNPTSTPPPQAVLAPQPTGITKLLMRLRPLVFRLPLPARGLATGLLTAFLPCGWLYLFALVAAGTGSMLTGPIVMLAFWLGTVPLLIALVAGTQTLALRYRRLVPAGASILLIMGGCYTATGRGFSSLNALTDLHTASRLAAPTPRDPDLAASEQPLDVAAEMQVLVNTPLPCCVAPPKDATPSKTSPTKTLRTDARTSAPAPSQPAGSEAP from the coding sequence ATGTGGATCTTAGTCATCGCCGTCGCAACCGCCAGCCTGCTGGGCAGCATGCATTGCGTTGGCATGTGTGGACCACTCGCCATCTGGGCTAGCGGAGGGGGCGATCGCTTCGGACGGACTCCCATGTTGCTAGCCACGACGTTATACCACTTCGGCCGGATGGTGACCTACGCACTTGCCGGACTGATCGCTGGTTCGCTAGGACAGCTTGTCGACTTGGGTGGTGAAGCGCTCGGATTCCAATTGGTGGCTGCCAGGATCGTCGGCTTATTAATGATCGCGATGGGGCTCTACCGCTTGTGGCCGCTGGTGAGTCCCGCCTGCCAGGGGCTGTTGAATCGCCTGTTCGGCGGCCTGCGGGGGCAACTGCCTGCGGCGGACGACTTGAGGCCTGACTCCCCCAGTCCGCTAGGAGCGATTTCAGGCAATCCCACTAGCACCCCTCCCCCTCAAGCGGTGCTTGCCCCACAACCAACTGGCATCACAAAGTTGCTGATGCGTCTGCGCCCGCTTGTCTTCCGCCTACCACTCCCCGCGCGCGGTTTGGCAACGGGCTTGCTCACGGCTTTCTTGCCTTGCGGATGGCTGTACCTATTCGCACTCGTGGCGGCTGGCACGGGAAGCATGCTTACCGGACCGATCGTGATGCTCGCCTTCTGGCTGGGAACAGTCCCTCTGCTAATTGCCCTGGTGGCAGGCACACAAACACTTGCCCTACGGTATCGCCGCTTGGTACCAGCCGGAGCGTCGATCTTGCTCATCATGGGCGGGTGCTACACGGCAACCGGACGCGGCTTTTCTAGCCTCAACGCCCTAACCGATTTGCACACGGCCAGCCGCTTGGCTGCGCCCACACCACGCGATCCAGATCTTGCGGCCTCAGAACAGCCGTTGGATGTCGCTGCAGAGATGCAAGTCCTTGTCAACACACCGCTGCCATGCTGTGTCGCCCCGCCGAAGGACGCTACGCCTAGTAAAACGTCGCCAACTAAAACATTGCGAACAGACGCTCGCACCTCGGCTCCGGCTCCCAGCCAGCCGGCGGGGAGTGAGGCGCCATGA